A single window of Pseudoduganella plicata DNA harbors:
- a CDS encoding penicillin acylase family protein — protein MPRMSPALALCAVLSVAVPAVAPVHAADVAVTPLPAAEVQRLQAAAKRVTILRDKWGIPHVYGKTDADAVFGMLYAQAEDDFNRVERNFITALGRTAEVDGEKALYEDLRMKLFIRPDELQAQYKASPAWLKKLMVAWADGLNWYLHTHPDVKPALLTHFEPWMALSFSEGSIGGDIEEIDVKQLQRFYENLPQMADEGERRRVAAMREPGGSNGFAIAPSLSRSGRALLMINPHTSFYFRPEIHVSSEQGLNAYGAVTWGQFFVYQGFNDRLGWMHTSGGGDVIDEFVETVTERDGKYYYRYGAEERPVRAVRIRLPYRTGLGMAEKTVTAYFTHHGPVVRREGGKWVSVALMNDPLKALQQSFLRTKARNYKAFWQAMELRTNSSNNTVYADADGNIAYFHGNFIPVRDPRFDYTQPVDGSDPATDWKGLHAVKETIHLFNPKNGWIQNTNNWPFSAAGESSPRAQDYPAYMSMNPENARGIHAVRVLKDKKDFTLDSLIASAYDSQLTAFEPLLPLLLRAYDDAPAGDVRKARLTEQITLLRDWDMRYALKSVPTSLAIYWLQHLVKVHGPAAQEQHIPVLDYLATQVTPRQRLEALVQASNRLENDFGTWKTPWGDINRFQRLTGDIKQPFDDSKPSIPVPYASGNWGSLAAFGMTSPQTTRRIYGERGNSFVAAVEFGPRIRAKSILAGGQSGNPASPHFMDQAEMYARGEFKDVLFYKDDVLKNLERQYRPGE, from the coding sequence ATGCCGAGAATGTCCCCCGCGCTGGCGCTGTGCGCCGTCCTGTCCGTTGCCGTGCCCGCGGTTGCTCCCGTCCATGCCGCCGATGTGGCGGTTACGCCGCTGCCGGCCGCCGAGGTGCAGCGCCTGCAGGCAGCCGCGAAGCGCGTGACCATCCTGCGCGACAAATGGGGCATCCCGCACGTCTACGGCAAGACGGATGCCGATGCCGTGTTCGGCATGCTGTATGCCCAGGCGGAGGACGACTTCAACCGCGTCGAGCGCAATTTCATCACGGCGCTGGGTCGCACTGCCGAGGTGGACGGCGAAAAGGCGCTGTACGAGGACCTGCGCATGAAGCTGTTCATCCGCCCGGATGAGCTGCAGGCCCAGTACAAGGCCAGTCCCGCATGGCTGAAGAAGCTGATGGTGGCGTGGGCCGACGGCCTGAACTGGTATCTGCACACGCACCCGGACGTCAAGCCGGCGCTGCTGACGCATTTCGAGCCGTGGATGGCGCTCAGCTTCTCCGAAGGCAGTATCGGCGGCGATATCGAGGAGATCGACGTGAAGCAGCTGCAGCGCTTCTACGAGAACCTGCCCCAGATGGCCGACGAGGGTGAACGCCGGCGTGTCGCCGCGATGCGCGAGCCGGGTGGTTCGAACGGCTTTGCCATCGCCCCGAGCCTGTCGAGGAGCGGCCGGGCGCTGCTGATGATCAACCCGCACACGTCGTTCTACTTCCGTCCCGAGATCCACGTCAGCAGCGAGCAGGGGCTGAATGCCTACGGCGCCGTCACGTGGGGGCAGTTCTTCGTCTACCAGGGGTTCAACGACCGCCTGGGCTGGATGCACACGTCCGGCGGCGGCGACGTCATCGACGAATTCGTCGAGACGGTCACGGAACGGGACGGCAAATATTATTACCGCTACGGCGCCGAAGAGCGGCCCGTGCGCGCCGTCCGGATCCGGCTGCCGTATCGCACGGGCCTGGGCATGGCCGAGAAGACCGTGACGGCTTACTTCACCCATCACGGCCCCGTGGTGCGCCGCGAAGGCGGCAAGTGGGTGTCGGTGGCGCTGATGAACGACCCGCTGAAAGCCCTGCAGCAGTCGTTCCTGCGCACCAAGGCGCGCAACTACAAGGCGTTCTGGCAGGCGATGGAACTGCGCACGAATTCGTCGAACAACACCGTGTATGCGGATGCGGACGGCAACATCGCCTACTTCCACGGTAACTTCATCCCCGTGCGCGATCCGCGCTTCGACTACACGCAGCCGGTGGACGGCAGCGATCCGGCCACCGACTGGAAGGGGCTGCATGCGGTGAAGGAGACGATCCACCTGTTCAATCCGAAAAACGGCTGGATCCAGAATACGAACAACTGGCCGTTCTCGGCCGCGGGCGAGTCCAGTCCGCGCGCGCAGGACTATCCGGCCTATATGTCGATGAATCCGGAGAACGCGCGCGGCATCCATGCCGTGCGCGTGCTCAAGGACAAGAAGGACTTCACGCTCGACAGCCTGATCGCCAGCGCCTACGACAGCCAGCTGACGGCGTTCGAACCGCTGCTGCCGCTGCTGCTGCGCGCCTACGACGATGCGCCGGCAGGCGACGTGCGCAAGGCGCGCCTGACGGAACAGATCACCTTGCTGCGCGACTGGGACATGCGCTATGCGCTCAAGTCGGTGCCGACGTCGCTGGCGATTTACTGGCTGCAGCACCTGGTCAAGGTGCACGGCCCGGCCGCGCAGGAGCAGCACATCCCCGTACTCGACTACCTGGCCACGCAGGTGACGCCGCGCCAGCGGCTGGAAGCCCTCGTGCAGGCATCGAACCGGCTGGAAAACGACTTCGGCACGTGGAAGACGCCGTGGGGCGACATCAACCGTTTCCAACGGCTGACGGGCGACATCAAGCAGCCGTTCGACGACAGCAAGCCCAGCATCCCGGTGCCGTACGCGTCGGGCAACTGGGGCTCGCTGGCTGCGTTCGGCATGACGTCGCCGCAAACGACGCGGCGCATCTATGGCGAACGGGGCAACAGTTTCGTCGCCGCGGTCGAGTTCGGTCCGCGCATCCGCGCGAAAAGCATCCTGGCCGGCGGCCAGAGCGGCAATCCGGCCTCGCCGCACTTCATGGACCAGGCCGAGATGTACGCGCGCGGCGAGTTCAAGGACGTGCTGTTCTACAAGGATGACGTGCTGAAGAATCTCGAGCGGCAGTACCGTCCGGGAGAATAG